In Deltaproteobacteria bacterium, the following proteins share a genomic window:
- a CDS encoding Gfo/Idh/MocA family oxidoreductase, translated as MTPLRVGLIGVGKHGQRYARHIRDDLPEVQLAALARRDLAKARALAAEFGCRAYSDYRELIAAPDVEAVIAAVPPALHRDIVAAAAAANRPLLLEKPAAINLGVGRELLALARGTGVPIMVAQTLRYNAVVNAIRTALPAVGAIHSVRLSQRFEPSPLDWLDQPATSGGGMVLHTGVHMFDLLRVLTGLEAERVSCEMSAVVTRRTEDNFAAAIRMRGGSVLASVVGSRATNSRSGGIEVSGERGQLIGDHVLRLAYRIEGTSVTPLPVGPTAMTVCEVVRDFAAVLRQARPLPIPLAEGLRAVAIAEACYHASQAGQAVAVENLAG; from the coding sequence ATGACTCCACTGCGGGTTGGGCTCATCGGCGTAGGCAAGCATGGCCAGCGTTACGCCCGGCACATCCGGGATGACCTGCCGGAGGTGCAGTTGGCCGCGCTCGCCCGGCGCGATCTGGCCAAAGCGCGGGCGCTGGCGGCCGAGTTCGGTTGCCGCGCTTACAGCGACTACCGCGAGTTGATTGCCGCGCCAGACGTCGAGGCGGTGATTGCCGCGGTCCCGCCGGCATTGCACCGCGACATCGTGGCGGCGGCGGCCGCCGCCAACCGGCCGCTGCTGCTGGAGAAGCCGGCAGCGATCAATCTTGGCGTGGGGCGCGAGTTGCTCGCCCTCGCGCGCGGCACCGGCGTGCCGATCATGGTGGCGCAGACGCTGCGTTACAACGCCGTGGTCAACGCCATCCGCACGGCGCTGCCCGCGGTGGGCGCGATCCACTCCGTGCGCCTGAGTCAGCGCTTCGAGCCCTCGCCGCTGGATTGGCTCGACCAGCCCGCGACCTCGGGCGGCGGCATGGTGCTGCACACCGGGGTGCATATGTTCGACTTGCTGCGGGTGCTCACCGGCTTAGAGGCCGAACGGGTCAGCTGCGAGATGAGCGCGGTGGTGACGCGGCGAACCGAAGATAACTTTGCCGCGGCCATTCGCATGCGCGGCGGTAGCGTGCTGGCCTCGGTCGTCGGCTCACGCGCCACCAACAGCCGTTCGGGCGGGATCGAGGTGAGCGGCGAACGCGGGCAGCTGATCGGCGATCACGTCTTGCGCCTGGCGTATCGCATCGAGGGCACGAGTGTGACTCCACTACCGGTGGGACCGACTGCCATGACCGTGTGTGAAGTGGTACGCGACTTTGCCGCCGTCTTGCGCCAGGCGCGCCCGCTACCGATCCCGCTGGCAGAGGGCTTGCGCGCGGTCGCCATTGCCGAGGCCTGCTACCACGCCAGCCAGGCCGGCCAAGCAGTGGCAGTTGAAAACCTGGCCGGCTGA